From the genome of Candidatus Rokuibacteriota bacterium, one region includes:
- a CDS encoding branched-chain amino acid ABC transporter permease — translation MPPPEVLLQQAFNGLMLGVMYALIAVGFTLFFGVLDVIHFSHGDIFTLGAFAGLSLTFLWAAVGLASPAVALPLTFLGAILLIGLIGVLTERACVKPLAKAPPLMTLLATLSLGLVIREAVLVFYPRGADPKPFPALLPGGIFEIGGVVIRYENLAILAIGGASMVLVDLLINRTRIGASIRAVAQDPEAAQMMGVD, via the coding sequence ATGCCGCCGCCCGAGGTTCTTCTGCAGCAGGCCTTCAACGGCCTGATGCTGGGCGTCATGTACGCCCTGATTGCCGTGGGTTTCACCCTTTTCTTCGGCGTGCTCGACGTGATCCACTTCTCCCACGGCGACATCTTCACGCTGGGGGCGTTCGCCGGCCTGAGCCTCACGTTCCTCTGGGCGGCAGTCGGGCTCGCGAGCCCGGCCGTCGCCCTCCCCCTCACCTTCCTGGGAGCCATCCTCCTGATCGGCCTGATCGGCGTCCTCACCGAGCGGGCCTGCGTCAAGCCTCTCGCAAAGGCACCACCGCTGATGACCCTCCTCGCGACGCTTTCCCTTGGCCTCGTCATCCGCGAGGCCGTCCTCGTCTTCTACCCGCGCGGAGCGGACCCCAAGCCCTTCCCCGCCCTCCTCCCCGGCGGGATCTTCGAGATCGGCGGCGTGGTGATCCGCTACGAGAACCTCGCCATCCTGGCCATCGGCGGAGCTTCCATGGTGCTCGTGGATCTCCTGATCAACCGGACGCGGATCGGCGCGAGCATCCGCGCCGTGGCTCAGGACCCGGAAGCTGCGCAGATGATGGGCGTTGATC